A region of Argentina anserina chromosome 5, drPotAnse1.1, whole genome shotgun sequence DNA encodes the following proteins:
- the LOC126796248 gene encoding uncharacterized protein LOC126796248 isoform X2, producing the protein MDYDDNDCQNLHLAGEGSSNCPPVLQPFGLPKFDFDDSLQGHLRFDNLVETEVFLGIESTEADNWIEDFSRGSSGIEFGSSAVESCSISRRNNVWSEATSSESVEMLLKSVGQEEIITPQTIFEESDACKEEGCIKKMEPYLKNDDNIQTETGDVRDLQHSTLLPVEIARTGIQDVGDMPRLEDALQTQGVELPVDGNISVLDPNSLGDLPVTTGSLSEEKGNDVDNMECDNLVDYPPDNKLHEDSSSEMQVDNVMSSVQTIITSSDELNSQDVPHHLMDIGVGNPGSHVASIDAQCSNDLDKPQCPVSEVESVEKEIANEDTVTDVREVTRIMLQGDSILHTTGGCSDRECPGVLTETNKCEDMVVLKDTGVGGDQSTMTNTNELRNNLGEIYSIPDPILKVESNLHAVDKSTDRECPEVLDETKNCEEVITLKDTDIGGVSSNSDKNDNGCGTELHNSNAGLVSSLDPTINGDSNSHIVDGCSDKESSEVPADTNKNEDAVPLKDTDIGGDQSNIHPYNLSPMAYGSDTGHAVEPCNSVSAYVSPILRKGNGLHTVDASSDRKCAVIPAETTNCEEMVLSKGTDTADHQFTPSLHVSSPVAQKSDTVNSVEDGNINSGNSSGLDPRLQVNSGKNSEEDVLKSGGQPPDSKILVRKTEASMTVSKETDVLKEKSDDTREVYSSAEMPSEMHVAGTSKSPHDNIGVSGEVINVSPSNLGESAERCSENEVYKEGVSGKCERDLSCSENDTSKSLIESNSMDVELVESVGKEDGSTLIYEDSAEKELIVPTLKHDVDDSAPVADVPLESCDLVSHGTTDAIPLSSENGATIYIHNVSVDPAAPSPAMGSHSDNKGVPEISKDASLSCTVSSPMVESGPGLTCETEKGASCDSAGQLLSKMLDQSLPTSVSCNTENQGESGTAVANEIGKRSTTDMEAKIGDDAESHDGATENKSTAEEKSEKASANVTGDAFGNFEGPSLSACLPKSCSESADLDQPGHGSPKVFGTTEMIGTKQERGNIKEPTNQNIADTDIVGDSSKRSSNSSNPAGNDVSRFQRNVTSDVTSFADLPIGFSANSSQPLPATSTPKTVEGSQTNSGSGQIDAKISQEISRGGEGEVATGGSKGTIERKRRRASSKGTGKEIAKKVTVKATTPMKQADRADKSSSMSLGKSGIFQFAQPNEMQYYGFVDSSSKAYPIHASSTSSLPDLNSSAAASLVFQQPFTDLQQVQLRAQIFVYGALIQGTAPDEAYMVSAYGGPDGGRSIWENAWRMCVERLHRQKSTPVNLETTLQSSSGGRVPDQAVKQSTFQGKVISSPAGRASTKGLPPMSPMIPISSPLWSIPTPACEAPQYGVLPRSSVMEYQQTLTPLHPFQTSPMTNTVGQSSSWMSQSLFRGPWVASPQSSAAETNIRFSAFPSTESVLLTPVKETTSSQVSSIKLASSVVTGQTGGTTSVFAGVSPLLDPKVGVASPAEPSSQPKSRKRKKITDSKEFGQISLQPRSQPESAITLAVSSSVATSVAVTTPSIYVSKAMPETFSVPVSSDHLKNADLGVLQRATLSTETLSKAKEARQQAEEASAHAAAAVGHSQEIWNQLDKQKHSRLASVAEAKLASAAVAVAAAAAVAKAAAAAANVAANAAMQAVLMAEEAYGNQSESMMDLSTDGVNVLGLAAPGTAFRAEDGTNSSSSILSAAREAARRRVEAASAASKRAENMDAIVKAAELAAAAVSQAGTVVAMGDPLPLSELAKAGPEGYWKAPQVSSEITKTSNDGMREQLNFSTLGSEDSDKEETQVSAAKKSPTVNERVTEIITSAMPSAGNNFGKTAEASKDSCILEGSQVEVFKEGGGFAVGWFTATVLSLQDGKACVCYTELQSDEGSGKLQEWVALESKEDKPPKIRVARLLTPSLEGTRKRRREAMADYAWSVGDKVDAWIQNSWWEGVVMEKNKKDETILKVHFPAQGETSFVKAWHLRPSLIWKDGKWVEWSSVQNDGSSMEDGLPQEKRIRLGSPTVEGKGKDTNLKSNVLDSGKPEEPRLLNLSANEKVFNIGKNTRIENKLGGVRTNQTGLQKEGSVKFGIPKPKRKFMEVSKHYVANQTTKGNESNDSVKFPKYLMPQTSGFRALKSTSKFDTKNKGVADNKLRGFRSVKQRNISDKTVPQKDNFSMDLDSAADGSSKMDHTRKVKDSVRQAEGLSGKRNIFESGSSYISDGRAHGSAVFSSRNPASDFPSSKKVAASSAKSERANKGNIAPAVGKLGKIEEGKGTSSNPVKSTSEVVEPRRSNRRIQPTSRLLEGLQSSLSISKIPSVSHDKGPRSQNRNAPRGDNHD; encoded by the exons ATGGATTATGATGACAATGATTGCCAGAATCTTCATTTAGCCGGTGAAGGGAGCAGTAATTGTCCTCCAGTTTTACAGCCATTTGGTCTTCCCaagtttgattttgatgaCAGCCTTCAGGGGCATTTGAGGTttgataatttggttgaaACTGAGGTGTTTCTTGGCATTGAAAGTACTGAAGCTGATAACTGGATTGAGGATTTCTCTCGTGGGAGTAGTGGGATAGAGTTTGGCTCAAGTGCGGTAGAATCGTGCTCTATATCAAGGCGGAACAATGTTTGGTCTGAGGCCACTTCCTCAGAGTCCGTCGAAATGCTATTGAAATCTGTTGGGCAGGAAGAAATAATAACCCCTCAGACTATCTTTGAGGAATCAGATGCCTGTAAGGAAGAGGGTTGTATAAAGAAGATGGAGCCATATTTGAAGAATGATGATAACATTCAGACCGAAACCGGGGATGTTAGAGATCTACAACATTCTACTTTACTGCCAGTTGAGATTGCCCGAACCGGCATACAGGATGTTGGAGATATGCCTCGGCTTGAGGATGCTTTACAAACTCAGGGAGTTGAATTACCAGTTGATGGAAACATAAGTGTGTTGGATCCAAATTCTCTCGGTGATCTGCCTGTAACTACAGGAAGCCTGTCTGAAGAGAAAGGCAACGATGTTGATAATATGGAATGTGATAATTTGGTTGATTATCCTCCAGATAATAAATTGCATGAGGATTCATCTTCAGAGATGCAAGTTGATAATGTTATGTCTTCTGTGCAAACTATTATTACCAGCAGTGATGAGTTGAATAGTCAAGATGTTCCACATCATTTAATGGATATTGGTGTAGGGAATCCAGGTAGTCATGTGGCAAGCATAGATGCTCAATGTAGTAATGATTTAGATAAACCACAGTGTCCAGTGTCAGAGGTGGAGTCTGtagaaaaagaaattgcaAATGAAGATACTGTCACTGACGTGCGGGAAGTGACCAGAATTATGCTGCAAGGGGATTCAATTCTACATACAACAGGTGGATGCAGTGATAGAGAATGTCCCGGAGTTCTTACTGAGACCAATAAATGTGAAGATATGGTAGTGCTCAAGGACACTGGTGTCGGTGGTGATCAATCTACAATGACCAACACAAATGAGCTTAGGAACAACCTTGGTGAAATTTATTCCATCCCTGATCCTATCTTGAAAGTTGAATCTAATTTGCATGCAGTGGACAAATCCACTGACAGGGAATGCCCTGAAGTTCTTGATGAGACCAAAAATTGTGAAGAAGTTATCACTTTAAAAGATACAGATATTGGTggagtttcatctaattctgACAAAAATGACAATGGTTGTGGCACTGAGCTCCACAACAGCAATGCTGGACTAGTGTCTAGTCTAGATCCTACCATCAATGGGGATTCTAACTCACATATAGTGGACGGATGCAGTGACAAGGAATCCAGTGAAGTTCCTGCTGATACCAACAAAAACGAAGATGCGGTCCCGTTGAAGGATACAGATATTGGTGGTGATCAATCTAATATACATCCATATAACTTATCACCAATGGCCTACGGGAGTGACACTGGACATGCAGTTGAACCCTGCAATAGTGTTTCTGCCTATGTAAGCCCTATCTTGAGAAAGGGTAATGGCTTACATACAGTGGATGCAAGCAGTGACAGGAAATGCGCTGTTATTCCTGCAGAGACCACGAATTGTGAAGAGATGGTGTTGTCCAAAGGCACAGATACTGCCGATCATCAATTTACCCCGAGCCTACATGTTTCATCTCCTGTAGCCCAAAAAAGTGATACTGTGAATTCAGTTGAGGATGGGAACATCAATTCTGGAAATTCTTCCGGTCTAGACCCTAGATTGCAGGTGAATTCTGGAAAGAACAGTGAGGAGGATGTATTAAAAAGTGGCGGACAACCCCCTGATAGTAAAATTTTGGTCAGAAAGACTGAGGCTTCTATGACGGTCAGCAAGGAAACTGatgttttaaaagaaaaaagtgaTGACACTAGGGAAGTCTATTCTTCAGCTGAAATGCCCAGTGAAATGCATGTGGCTGGAACTTCCAAAAGCCCTCATGATAATATTGGAGTTTCTGGTGAGGTAATAAACGTATCACCTTCTAATCTGGGGGAGTCTGCAGAAAGGTGTTCCGAAAATGAAGTTTACAAAGAAGGTGTGTCAGGCAAATGTGAGCGGGATCTCTCTTGCAGTGAAAATGATACTTCAAAATCGCTCATTGAATCTAATAGTATGGATGTGGAGCTTGTTGAATCTGTTGGTAAGGAAGATGGATCAACATTGATTTATGAAGATTCTGCCGAAAAAGAGTTAATTGTTCCAACTCTAAAACATGATGTTGACGACAGTGCACCAG tggCTGATGTTCCCCTTGAAAGTTGTGATCTCGTTTCTCATGGCACAACTGATGCTATTCCTTTGTCTTCTGAAAATGGTGCAACCATATATATTCATAATGTATCAGTGGATCCTGCAGCACCTTCTCCTGCCATGGGATCACACTCAGACAATAAAGGAGTTCCAGAAATATCTAAAGATGCAAGTTTGTCATGTACAGTGTCATCACCTATGGTAGAATCTGGCCCAGGGCTTACTTGTGAAACTGAAAAAGGTGCTTCCTGTGATTCTGCTGGACAACTGTTATCAAAGATGCTTGATCAGTCTCTGCCAACTTCAGTTAGTTGCAATACTGAAAACCAAGGTGAATCCGGAACAGCAGTTGCGAATGAAATTGGCAAGAGAAGCACAACGGATATGGAAGCAAAAATAGGTGATGATGCTGAAAGTCACGATGGAGCAACAGAAAACAAATCCACCGCAGAAGAGAAATCTGAAAAGGCATCAGCAAATGTAACAG GTGATGCTTTTGGAAATTTTGAAGGTCCAAGTCTGTCTGCTTGTTTGCCCAAATCTTGTTCCGAGTCTGCTGATCTCGACCAGCCTGGTCATGGTTCTCCCAAAGTTTTTGGAACGACTGAGATGATTGGTACTAAACAAGAAAGAGGCAATATCAAGGAGCCAACAAATCAGAATATTGCAGATACCGACATAGTTGGGGATAGCAGCAAACGTTCATCTAATTCCTCGAATCCAGCTGGAAATGATGTCTCCAGATTTCAGAGAAATGTCACCTCAGATGTCACTTCTTTTGCAGATTTGCCTATAGGATTTTCTGCCAACAGCTCACAGCCCTTGCCTGCTACTTCTACTCCCAAA acTGTGGAGGGGTCTCAAACAAATTCTGGCTCAGGCCAGATAGATGCAAAGATCTCACAAGAAATTTCTCGCGGAGGTGAAGGAGAGGTTGCAACTGGTGGTTCTAAAGGTACCATAGAACGGAAAAGAAGGCGAGCATCTAGTAAGGGAACGGGTAAAGAGATTGCTAAGAAGGTAACTGTGAAAGCGACAACTCCTATGAAACAAGCAGATAGGGCAGACAAATCTAGCAGTATGTCCCTGGGGAAATCTGGAATTTTCCAGTTTGCACAGCCAAATGAGATGCAGTACTATGGGTTTGTGGATAGTAGCTCAAAAGCTTATCCGATTCATGCTAGTTCAACATCTAGTCTGCCAGATCTGAATTCCTCTGCTGCAGCATCTCTAGTATTTCAACAGCCTTTCACCGATCTGCAGCAAGTGCAATTACGTGCTCAGATATTTGTTTATGGAGCTTTGAT TCAAGGAACAGCACCTGATGAAGCTTACATGGTGTCAGCATATGGAGGACCTG ATGGTGGGAGGAGTATATGGGAGAATGCGTGGCGTATGTGTGTAGAGAGGCTGCATCGTCAAAAATCCACTCCTGTTAACCTAGAAACCACTTTGCAGTCATCCTCCG GTGGTAGGGTTCCTGATCAAGCTGTTAAACAAAGCACATTCCAGGGAAAAGTTATCTCCTCACCTGCTGGTCGAGCCAGCACCAAGGGTCTTCCACCTATGAGTCCCATGATACCAATTTCATCACCACTTTGGAGTATTCCTACCCCTGCTTGCGAGGCCCCTCAATATGGTGTGCTGCCGAGAAGTTCGGTAATGGAGTATCAGCAGACCCTTACTCCCCTGCATCCTTTCCAAACATCACCCATGACGAACACTGTTGGACAAAGCTCTTCGTGGATGTCACAGTCCTTGTTTCGGGGTCCGTGGGTTGCATCCCCACAGTCATCTGCAGCTGAAACCAATATCCGGTTCTCAGCATTTCCTAGTACAGAGTCGGTGCTGCTGACTCCTGTAAAAGAAACAACTTCATCACAAGTATCTAGTATTAAGCTTGCCTCATCAGTTGTCACTGGTCAAACTGGGGGTACAACCAGTGTTTTTGCAGGGGTTTCTCCACTACTTGACCCAAAGGTGGGAGTAGCTTCACCTGCCGAGCCATCTTCTCAACCAAAgtctagaaaaagaaaaaagatcacAGATTCTAAGGAATTTGGTCAGATTAGTTTGCAGCCTCGATCTCAACCTGAGTCAGCTATAACTCTTGCTGTTTCTAGTAGTGTAGCTACATCTGTTGCAGTCACTACACCTAGTATCTATGTGTCTAAAGCCATGCCAGAAACATTTTCTGTCCCAGTATCCTCCGATCACCTCAAGAATGCAGATCTTGGTGTGTTGCAGAGGGCAACTTTATCAACAGAGACCCTTAGTAAAGCAAAGGAGGCGAGGCAACAAGCAGAGGAAGCTTCTGCCCATGCTGCTGCAGCTGTTGGTCACAGTCAGGAAATATGGAATCAGTTGGACAAGCAGAAACATTCCAGATTGGCATCAGTTGCTGAAGCAAAATTAGCTTCTGCTGCTGTTGCTGTAGCAGCCGCTGCTGCTGTTGCAAAAGCTGCAGCTGCAGCTGCCAATGTTGCAGCAAATGCTGCAATGCAAGCGGTACTGATGGCTGAGGAAGCCTATGGGAATCAAAGTGAAAGTATGATGGATTTGAGTACTGATGGAGTGAATGTGTTGGGATTGGCTGCCCCAGGGACAGCTTTTAGGGCTGAGGATGGAACAAACAGTTCGAGTTCAATCCTTTCTGCTGCTAGGGAGGCTGCTAGAAGGCGGGTTGAAGCTGCATCTGCAGCCTCAAAGCGAGCTGAAAATATGGATGCCATAGTAAAAGCAGCTGAGCTAGCAGCGGCAGCTGTATCACAAGCTGGAACAGTTGTTGCTATGGGTGATCCTTTGCCGTTGAGCGAGTTAGCAAAGGCTGGTCCTGAAGGTTATTGGAAAGCACCCCAAGTATCGTCAGAGATTACTAAGACATCAAATGACGGAATGAGGGAACAGTTGAATTTTTCCACTCTTGGTTCAGAAGATTCAGATAAGGAGGAAACACAGGTATCTGCAGCTAAGAAATCACCCACCGTCAATGAAAGGGTTACTGAGATTATAACGTCTGCTATGCCCAGTGCTGGGAATAATTTTGGAAAAACTGCTGAGGCATCCAAAGATAGCTGCATTTTGGAGGGTTCTCAAGTAGAG GTTTTTAAAGAAGGGGGTGGATTTGCAGTGGGCTGGTTCACAGCTACTGTATTGAGTTTGCAGGATGGCAAAGCTTGTGTATGTTACACTGAGCTTCAGTCAGATGAAG GCTCAGGGAAACTACAGGAATGGGTGGCACTTGAGAGCAAAGAAGATAAACCACCCAAAATACGTGTTGCTCGCCTTCTTACCCCCTCTCTTGAAGGAACAAGGAAAAGGCGGAGGGAAGCAATGGCAGATTACGCTTGGTCTGTTGGAGACAAGGTTGATGCGTGGATACAAAATAG CTGGTGGGAAGGTGTTGTGAtggaaaaaaacaagaaagatgAGACAATACTTAAAGTGCACTTTCCAG CTCAAGGGGAAACATCATTTGTTAAAGCTTGGCATCTTCGGCCTTCTCTGATTTGGAAGGATGGGAAATGGGTCGAATGGTCCAGTGTCCAGAATGATGGCTCTTCCATGGAG GATGGTTTGCCACAGGAAAAGCGAATCAGATTGGGCAGTCCAACAGTGGAAGGAAAAGGGAAGGATACGAACTTAAAAAGCAATGTTCTTGATTCAGGAAAACCTGAAGAGCCAAGGTTGCTGAATTTGTCTGCAAATGAAAAGGTATTTAATATAGGCAAGAATACCAGGATTGAGAATAAGCTTGGTGGAGTCCGAACTAACCAGACAGGGTTGCAGAAGGAAGGATCAGTGAAATTTGGTATTCCGAAGCCCAAAAGAAAGTTTATGGAAGTTAGCAAGCATTATGTAGCAAATCAGACGACTAAGGGCAATGAGTCTAATGATTCGGTAAAATTTCCCAAATATTTGATGCCACAAACATCAGGTTTCCGTGCATTGAAAAGTACCTCTAAATTTGATACAAAGAACAAAGGGGTGGCTGATAACAAGCTAAGGGGTTTTAGATCTGTAAAGCAGCGTAATATATCGGATAAAACAGTTCCTCAGAAGGACAACTTTTCGATGGATTTGGATTCTGCTGCTGATGGCTCCAGTAAGATGGACCATACAAGGAAGGTCAAAGACTCTGTTAGACAAGCTGAGGGTCTATCTGGCAAGCGCAACATATTTGAGAGTGGATCAAGTTATATCTCAGATGGAAGAGCACATGGCTCAGCCGTATTTTCTTCACGAAATCCTGCATCCGATTTTCCTTCATCCAAAAAGGTGGCCGCTTCAAGTGCGAAATCTGAACGGGCAAATAAAGGGAATATTGCACCAGCTGTTGGAAAGTTGGGTAAAATTGAGGAAGGCAAAGGTACGAGTAGTAATCCTGTAAAGTCAACTTCTGAAGTTGTCGAGCCACGTAGATCAAACCGCAGAATTCAGCCAACATCAAGA CTATTAGAAGGACTGCAAAGTTCATTGAGCATCTCAAAGATTCCTTCCGTTTCACATGACAAGGGTCCCAGAAGTCAGAATAGAAATGCACCTAGAG GTGATAACCATGATTGA